In Bifidobacterium sp. ESL0775, the following are encoded in one genomic region:
- a CDS encoding polysaccharide biosynthesis tyrosine autokinase, which translates to MAIADVLAAIRKHLWAAVCVCFVFVAAAAAFAFLVPAQYRATSELFASYSGKDVSALNSSEMNSGATYLTTQIKTYPQLVKTAAVLQPVIDDLNLGMSVSDLSSKVTATNPAGTFMLNITVQTHDSADAAKISNAVAGSLRKQVMYSIYGGQKGQSPVDLSIVQRAQTPKKPSSPNKPLYLLAGLLIGIFAAVLLALLLEVLNTKVGSVEDAHAVTQGSSLGMVPKTDLLKSSRPVVISNPNSAEAEDFRRIRSNIGFLTPDSNAEDGKLIVITSSRPSEGKTLVTCNLAAALAEDDKTVLLIDADLRHPSVAHRLNIEGYVGLSAVLSGQATPMDVVQEYWKSNLQIFPAGKRPGNASILLGSKTMKALVKQARKQYDYVIIDTAPLSVSNDGTVFGQWANGVVMVVGKELTEKKELQSAVDNLKTAGVPLLGFVLNFADQAKIDSKNYYYYTDDSTASHKKGNKR; encoded by the coding sequence ATGGCTATAGCTGATGTGTTAGCAGCTATTCGTAAGCATCTGTGGGCAGCTGTGTGCGTTTGCTTTGTATTCGTAGCGGCAGCCGCGGCGTTCGCTTTTCTTGTCCCTGCTCAATATCGAGCAACTTCTGAGTTATTTGCTTCATATTCAGGTAAAGATGTATCCGCTCTGAATTCAAGTGAAATGAATTCCGGGGCTACTTATCTTACAACACAGATCAAGACGTATCCTCAATTGGTAAAAACTGCGGCGGTTTTGCAGCCTGTGATTGATGATCTTAATTTGGGTATGAGTGTTTCTGATTTGTCAAGTAAAGTTACTGCGACTAATCCTGCCGGCACCTTTATGCTTAATATCACAGTACAAACGCATGATTCAGCTGATGCGGCAAAGATTTCTAATGCCGTCGCTGGGAGTCTTCGTAAACAGGTGATGTATAGTATCTATGGTGGACAGAAGGGACAATCTCCGGTAGATCTTTCCATCGTGCAAAGGGCCCAAACTCCTAAAAAGCCGAGCTCTCCTAATAAACCATTATATTTGTTAGCCGGACTATTAATTGGTATCTTTGCGGCTGTGCTGTTGGCGTTGCTGCTAGAAGTGCTAAACACCAAGGTCGGAAGTGTCGAGGATGCCCATGCTGTGACGCAAGGTTCTTCATTGGGTATGGTACCAAAGACGGACTTGCTCAAGAGTAGCCGTCCGGTCGTCATTTCGAACCCCAACAGCGCTGAAGCTGAGGATTTCCGTAGGATACGTTCCAATATTGGTTTTCTAACTCCGGATTCTAACGCCGAGGATGGGAAGTTGATTGTCATTACTTCATCAAGACCTTCGGAGGGTAAGACGTTGGTGACTTGTAACCTTGCCGCAGCGCTAGCAGAAGATGACAAAACAGTGTTGCTGATTGATGCGGATCTGCGTCATCCCTCGGTCGCCCATCGACTTAATATCGAAGGCTATGTTGGTCTTTCGGCGGTACTTTCCGGCCAGGCTACACCTATGGATGTGGTGCAGGAATATTGGAAGAGTAATCTTCAGATTTTCCCTGCGGGTAAGCGTCCTGGCAACGCCAGCATTCTGTTGGGTTCGAAAACGATGAAGGCGCTCGTTAAGCAGGCAAGAAAGCAGTATGATTACGTGATTATTGACACTGCACCGCTTTCCGTTTCGAATGACGGAACGGTATTCGGTCAGTGGGCAAATGGCGTTGTCATGGTTGTTGGCAAAGAGCTCACGGAAAAGAAGGAATTGCAGTCGGCGGTCGATAATCTGAAGACTGCTGGAGTGCCGTTGCTTGGGTTTGTTCTCAATTTCGCCGATCAGGCAAAGATTGACTCTAAGAATTACTATTACTATACAGACGATAGCACTGCGAGTCATAAGAAAGGCAATAAGAGATAG
- a CDS encoding oligosaccharide flippase family protein, protein MSVERSRGALLGYANIVINSGINLLYTPVLIRMLGQSDYGVFQMTNSVIQALTILSMGFDSAYVKFYSDYVAHQRKDRVRQLNGMYLIIFLCIALLATLCGLVLLRNVDFLFSRGLTNHERTLSKKLIVIMIYSVAISFPGTVFDSYITVHERFIFQQSRQILTNIAVPFLALLALYTGMGAIGVALAKAFMSTILLGMNIRYAVGKLDMRFSFSKFGFSIFKSLAVFSFWIFLHQLFDAVNNYAPNFLLGALGNSTQVAIFAVAQQIRNLFAPLSLALSSVFVPKINKMVAEGSDNEELTRLMARVGRYQLIVFCFLYCGFVVVGRFFIRLWAGSEFDDAYLMILIMVLPLIFDLTQTTGLAIQRAKNKQKARSLIYIAAALVDIAISVIFIPKYGCWATVVGYVVSLLLSTGLFMNWYYNSRLGLNMRFFWRKMVPVLLVSAGVLSVSMFVTAVIPVNSVLTFLFDGFVYVSLFVTAAWFCIATKSERSKIKGRLLRKNK, encoded by the coding sequence ATGTCAGTGGAAAGAAGCCGAGGAGCCCTACTTGGGTATGCAAACATTGTCATAAACTCCGGAATAAATTTGTTATATACTCCTGTATTGATTCGTATGCTTGGGCAATCGGATTATGGGGTATTCCAGATGACAAACTCGGTAATTCAGGCATTGACTATTCTTAGTATGGGTTTTGATTCAGCATACGTGAAGTTTTATTCGGATTACGTTGCTCATCAAAGAAAAGACAGGGTGCGTCAATTAAATGGTATGTATCTTATTATTTTTTTGTGCATAGCATTATTGGCGACACTATGCGGATTGGTTCTTCTTCGAAATGTAGATTTTTTATTTTCGCGCGGCCTGACAAATCACGAGCGTACGCTTAGTAAGAAATTGATCGTAATTATGATTTACAGTGTTGCCATATCTTTTCCGGGTACTGTTTTCGATTCATATATTACCGTGCATGAGCGGTTCATTTTTCAACAATCTCGTCAAATATTAACCAATATAGCTGTTCCCTTTTTGGCGTTACTGGCACTTTATACTGGGATGGGTGCCATTGGTGTTGCTCTTGCGAAGGCCTTTATGTCAACGATATTGTTAGGGATGAATATTCGATATGCAGTTGGGAAGCTTGATATGAGATTTAGCTTCAGTAAATTCGGATTTTCGATATTCAAGAGTTTGGCAGTTTTTAGTTTTTGGATTTTCTTACACCAACTATTTGATGCCGTGAATAATTATGCTCCTAATTTTTTATTGGGAGCATTGGGAAATTCAACACAAGTGGCTATTTTTGCTGTTGCGCAGCAAATTAGAAACCTTTTCGCTCCTTTATCTTTAGCTCTTTCCAGTGTGTTCGTGCCTAAGATTAATAAGATGGTTGCAGAAGGCAGCGATAATGAAGAATTGACTCGGCTCATGGCCCGTGTCGGCAGATACCAGCTTATAGTTTTTTGTTTTTTGTATTGCGGGTTTGTCGTTGTTGGACGTTTTTTTATTCGATTATGGGCAGGCTCAGAATTTGATGACGCGTATTTGATGATTCTGATAATGGTATTACCTCTGATTTTTGATTTAACGCAGACGACAGGACTGGCAATCCAAAGAGCGAAAAATAAACAAAAGGCTCGTAGTCTGATTTATATCGCGGCTGCCTTAGTAGATATTGCTATTTCTGTCATTTTTATACCGAAATATGGTTGTTGGGCCACGGTAGTTGGCTATGTGGTGAGCTTATTGTTAAGTACCGGGCTGTTTATGAATTGGTACTACAATTCTCGGCTTGGATTAAACATGAGATTTTTCTGGAGAAAGATGGTGCCAGTTTTGCTGGTTAGTGCAGGTGTATTGAGTGTCAGTATGTTTGTCACAGCTGTAATTCCAGTAAATAGTGTTCTTACTTTTTTATTCGATGGTTTTGTCTATGTTTCGTTATTTGTCACGGCAGCATGGTTTTGTATTGCTACGAAATCCGAACGTTCAAAAATTAAGGGACGGCTATTGCGCAAAAATAAATGA
- a CDS encoding glycosyltransferase, translating to MKLVFAHDHKLRFHEGRYFTTGGLSNEVLGKYLDFFDTVTVFCRSVPMQKADHNLSEITEKRITIRPVSRNGSLKPSSAMLSEMEQTIAGADALIVKLHSVIAEFAIHFARKHGIPYLVESVADPWYSFWNYSVLGKLVAPFMTIITKREIKRAPYVLYVTDKYLESRYPTKGRWVGCSDVIIPVAANDVLNHRLDAIRHFGSVSRIGTLAQVDMRYKGQQYVIKALGILKKSGIRVDYELAGSGDGYFLKKVARENNVEDQVHFIGLLPHDEVFKWLDSLDLYIQPSKTEGLPRALAEAISRGCPALGSDVGGINELISPECIFRNKNTRQIAHMLRQIDSTFLTLQAQKNFLHAKQYSADVLNERRRSFYKEFAEYCRIIHVRRIGK from the coding sequence ATGAAATTGGTTTTTGCTCATGATCATAAATTGCGGTTTCATGAAGGGAGATATTTTACTACTGGTGGTTTGTCAAATGAGGTTTTAGGAAAATATTTAGATTTTTTTGATACCGTTACAGTGTTTTGTCGGTCAGTTCCTATGCAAAAAGCGGATCATAATCTTTCCGAAATTACAGAAAAACGGATAACGATTAGACCGGTATCTCGTAATGGATCTTTAAAACCCTCCTCGGCTATGCTCTCTGAAATGGAGCAGACGATTGCTGGAGCAGATGCATTAATCGTGAAGTTACACAGCGTAATAGCTGAATTCGCAATTCATTTTGCTCGTAAGCATGGAATACCATATCTTGTTGAGTCTGTAGCGGATCCATGGTATTCGTTTTGGAATTACAGCGTATTGGGGAAGCTAGTTGCCCCTTTTATGACAATAATTACGAAACGGGAAATCAAGCGTGCTCCTTATGTTTTATACGTAACGGATAAGTATTTAGAGAGTCGATATCCAACTAAAGGACGTTGGGTCGGATGCTCAGATGTTATTATTCCGGTAGCGGCAAATGATGTATTAAATCATAGATTAGATGCGATACGGCATTTTGGTTCTGTGAGCAGAATAGGTACTCTTGCGCAGGTCGATATGCGATACAAAGGTCAGCAATATGTGATTAAAGCGCTAGGCATTTTAAAGAAGTCCGGGATAAGGGTCGATTATGAACTGGCTGGTTCAGGTGATGGTTATTTCCTAAAGAAAGTTGCGCGTGAAAATAATGTTGAAGATCAAGTCCATTTTATAGGTCTGCTACCTCATGATGAGGTTTTTAAATGGCTGGACTCTCTAGACCTTTACATTCAACCGAGTAAGACTGAAGGGTTGCCGCGAGCGTTGGCAGAAGCAATAAGTAGAGGATGTCCGGCACTTGGATCTGATGTCGGAGGAATTAATGAATTAATTTCCCCTGAATGTATTTTTCGTAATAAAAATACTCGACAAATAGCGCATATGCTGCGTCAGATTGATTCTACTTTTTTGACGTTACAAGCGCAAAAGAATTTTTTGCATGCCAAACAGTATTCTGCTGATGTCTTAAATGAAAGAAGACGATCATTTTATAAAGAATTTGCCGAATATTGTCGCATAATACATGTAAGAAGGATAGGAAAATAA
- a CDS encoding polysaccharide pyruvyl transferase family protein — protein MGKFIIVPGCSDLNRGDQALAWETKKIMEDAGYIGEYYLTAEKNEPVEQSRSQGLRIITPILEHPSRKYKKNKNIQYTFGLKLRWGIIALGDFIFSLFILIPAFRHTLMPFLSLEKQESIKTFETADAIFLKGGGLLQTSGGFVSTYSMYFWTYPLRFAIKLGKPVFVLPNSFGPFKGPFVKRIAQRILSQCQVVTTRETYSQKMVKTDLNLDCPNFPDLAFSLAKSDLTRSDIFERFGIAGERKLVAITMRPYRFPRAENPELAYKKYVQEMGIFIRWLYENGYLPLLVVHTLAVNEHEDDFACLSEVMKMLDPEEYRLISDKNFDCKDLKAVYAMCDYTIGTRFHSVIFSLASGVPSIAIAYVGNKAQGIMHDMSLDSYVIDISKVTANELIKKFIELVDNTIDVKQKIAVYNASVKMLRTDLIDLLKK, from the coding sequence ATGGGGAAATTCATTATCGTACCTGGCTGTTCTGATTTGAATAGAGGGGACCAGGCCCTTGCGTGGGAAACTAAAAAAATTATGGAAGATGCAGGATATATAGGTGAATATTACCTTACTGCTGAAAAAAATGAACCAGTAGAACAAAGTAGATCACAAGGTTTACGCATCATTACGCCTATTCTGGAACATCCTTCAAGAAAATACAAAAAAAATAAGAATATTCAATATACATTTGGCCTTAAGCTGCGGTGGGGCATTATTGCCTTGGGGGATTTTATTTTCAGCCTGTTCATCTTAATACCGGCTTTTCGGCATACATTAATGCCATTCTTATCTCTTGAAAAACAAGAATCAATAAAGACTTTTGAAACTGCAGATGCTATTTTTTTAAAAGGTGGTGGGTTATTGCAAACTTCGGGAGGTTTTGTCTCCACTTATAGTATGTATTTTTGGACGTATCCTCTTCGGTTTGCTATTAAACTTGGCAAGCCAGTATTTGTTCTACCGAATTCCTTTGGCCCCTTTAAGGGTCCGTTCGTAAAACGAATTGCACAACGGATATTGAGTCAGTGCCAAGTAGTGACGACACGTGAAACATATTCGCAGAAAATGGTAAAAACGGATTTAAATTTAGATTGTCCCAATTTCCCGGATTTGGCTTTTTCACTCGCTAAATCGGATTTAACACGTTCCGACATCTTTGAAAGATTTGGAATTGCTGGAGAACGAAAATTGGTGGCTATAACTATGAGGCCTTATAGATTTCCTCGAGCTGAAAATCCTGAGCTTGCTTATAAAAAATACGTTCAAGAAATGGGTATTTTTATTCGCTGGTTATATGAAAATGGATATTTACCCTTACTTGTTGTGCATACATTAGCTGTTAATGAGCACGAAGATGATTTTGCGTGTTTGTCAGAAGTGATGAAGATGCTTGATCCAGAAGAATATCGGCTGATTTCGGATAAAAATTTCGATTGTAAAGATCTTAAAGCTGTTTATGCAATGTGCGATTATACGATAGGAACAAGGTTCCATTCAGTTATTTTCTCATTAGCTTCTGGTGTGCCTAGTATTGCAATTGCTTATGTTGGTAATAAGGCCCAAGGGATTATGCATGATATGTCACTTGATAGTTATGTTATAGATATATCTAAAGTGACAGCTAATGAGTTAATTAAAAAATTTATTGAGTTAGTTGACAATACAATAGATGTAAAACAAAAAATTGCTGTTTACAATGCTTCGGTGAAGATGCTTCGGACAGATTTAATAGATCTATTGAAAAAATAG
- a CDS encoding glycosyltransferase family 1 protein: protein MSAKSPIRVMQVMGHMVGGGVEATIMNHYRFIDRSRVQFDFVIDSDSTLVPREEIESLGGRVFVVPPYKHLPQYMQACERLFRQEKPDIVHSNINALSVFPLAAAKKAGIEVRIAHSHSTANPKEHVKTIAKDILRPFSKVFPTDLAACSDDSAKWLFGEKAFREGRIHIIKNAIDLDKYKFDPLVRADMRRSLGVADDQLVIGQVGRFCFQKNQLFTIDVFARFIRMHPDALLVLVGDGELRGQIQQKIEALCLDDKVRILGHRDDVDMLYQAFDILMFPSNYEGLPLTAIEAQIADLPVVMSTKVSKEATIISRLVDRVNLSCSSKQWANECQKICDKSSEHIRGDIVLSEFFKFGYDLRQSALDLERWYWDLFQKRNTDLVLRNSR, encoded by the coding sequence ATGTCGGCAAAGTCGCCTATTCGGGTGATGCAGGTCATGGGGCACATGGTTGGTGGTGGTGTCGAAGCGACCATCATGAACCATTATCGTTTCATTGACCGTAGTCGCGTCCAGTTCGACTTTGTCATTGATTCCGACTCCACACTCGTTCCGCGTGAAGAGATTGAATCACTTGGCGGCCGAGTGTTCGTCGTGCCTCCTTACAAGCATCTACCGCAGTATATGCAGGCATGCGAACGCCTGTTCCGTCAAGAAAAACCAGATATCGTGCATTCCAATATCAATGCGTTGAGCGTTTTTCCGTTGGCGGCTGCCAAAAAAGCTGGTATCGAAGTACGCATTGCCCATAGCCATAGTACTGCCAATCCAAAAGAACACGTGAAGACTATCGCGAAGGATATCTTGCGGCCTTTCTCTAAAGTATTTCCTACGGATCTGGCAGCATGTTCAGATGATTCAGCGAAATGGCTGTTTGGCGAGAAAGCATTCCGTGAAGGACGGATTCATATCATCAAGAACGCCATAGATTTAGACAAATATAAATTCGATCCACTGGTTCGTGCAGACATGCGAAGAAGCTTGGGTGTTGCAGATGACCAGCTCGTTATCGGTCAAGTCGGCAGATTTTGTTTCCAAAAAAATCAGTTATTCACAATCGATGTTTTTGCACGATTTATAAGGATGCATCCTGATGCTCTTCTCGTTCTCGTCGGTGATGGTGAATTGCGTGGACAGATTCAACAGAAAATCGAGGCGCTGTGTCTCGATGACAAAGTACGCATTCTTGGACATAGGGATGATGTGGATATGCTTTATCAAGCATTTGATATTTTGATGTTTCCCTCGAACTATGAAGGTTTGCCTTTGACTGCTATAGAAGCTCAGATTGCTGACCTACCAGTTGTAATGTCAACAAAAGTTTCCAAAGAGGCCACGATTATTTCACGACTCGTTGATCGAGTGAATTTAAGTTGTTCGTCAAAGCAATGGGCGAATGAATGTCAGAAAATATGTGATAAATCGTCCGAGCATATTCGAGGTGATATTGTGTTGTCTGAATTTTTCAAGTTTGGATATGATCTTCGACAAAGTGCTTTAGATTTAGAACGATGGTACTGGGATTTGTTTCAGAAAAGGAACACGGATCTTGTCCTCCGCAATTCACGATAA
- a CDS encoding low molecular weight phosphatase family protein, whose translation MHIMFVCTGNISRSPMGELLMRRYLQGTGITVSSAGTQGLDAYPIEVYSARMLDSVGIDSSSFRSRRLTANLANNADLLLCFERRQRHDVVVLAPQAVKYTFTLTEFAALCDYAARQGLIEGAGLEDRLLSVIAAAPSIRPQIAPQPDIDDPHGKEFPAFYAAGIQTNDALRSIVSDIAIVTK comes from the coding sequence ATGCACATTATGTTCGTATGTACCGGCAATATCAGCCGGTCGCCAATGGGTGAGTTGCTGATGCGCCGATATTTGCAGGGAACGGGCATTACAGTATCCAGCGCCGGCACTCAAGGGCTTGATGCGTATCCGATTGAGGTCTACAGCGCGCGGATGCTCGATAGTGTAGGCATCGATTCCAGCTCGTTTAGGTCCCGTCGTCTTACTGCCAATCTTGCCAATAATGCTGATTTGTTGCTTTGCTTCGAACGCCGACAACGGCATGATGTGGTGGTCTTGGCACCTCAGGCGGTGAAGTACACGTTCACGCTTACCGAGTTTGCGGCATTATGTGACTATGCCGCCAGGCAAGGGCTGATTGAGGGGGCGGGTCTTGAGGATCGTCTGCTTTCGGTCATCGCCGCGGCACCGTCCATCAGGCCACAAATCGCGCCTCAACCAGACATTGACGACCCTCATGGCAAGGAGTTTCCCGCGTTCTACGCAGCCGGAATCCAGACGAATGATGCGTTACGCAGCATCGTTAGTGACATAGCAATTGTTACTAAATAA
- a CDS encoding DUF4012 domain-containing protein yields the protein MKAEHSLPGARIKHRIWPWILLVILALLVALAWCAIDFVGQVRQVKAHEQAAVDALTSAPVTGSGNINMFDGLSQRLPQAGKEAKSADCIAHRKLWKVAAKIPLIGDDVTTVQGMTVTFDGIINDSMPKLVSEADAMESAKLMTDSGQLDLQPILNSQKAMSQANDVLQREVENYHQLPAGKNKSRIGKVQEIYKKAGSQLDLIAGKVGQMAGLFRSLPNFLGSTQTRHYAIMSMTTSEARSSGGLIGSVGVLTAQNGKISVGDFKPNTAYEPYGDGDPSSDERAIFQAWGPLNMSFDIRDSAVFPDTQRSAEAMRAIWGRTPWGAKQQLDGVMLVDPVFLQELLKSNGNVKLPDGRVLTGDNTAEFLLNTIYQKYPPSAQDAYFGMVAQQSISGMFSGLSTQKLLEVSDIMGTMSQGRHFSAYSFDVETEKGFDQAGYTAHTPSDAAHPNVGVYLTEQNASKMDWYIHRFSRITSRGVAKDGKRTYHVEYTMKNTLSEALVHTLPDYIIGIHQAGQPQGVGVEKVLLYPPKGGVITKLQITGNASKPVQKQMNGKSFYATVAQVAPEASVVLSFDVTTDASAITDLGIDQTPMGWADPAVTMVDDDDREVSTGK from the coding sequence GTGAAGGCGGAGCATTCCTTGCCGGGAGCCCGGATAAAGCATCGTATATGGCCGTGGATTTTGCTGGTAATTTTGGCGTTGTTGGTAGCTTTGGCTTGGTGCGCGATAGATTTTGTGGGCCAGGTCAGACAAGTTAAGGCACATGAGCAGGCTGCGGTTGACGCGCTTACAAGTGCTCCTGTGACGGGGAGCGGTAACATAAATATGTTCGACGGGCTTTCCCAAAGGCTTCCACAAGCGGGCAAGGAAGCCAAAAGCGCCGACTGCATTGCGCATCGAAAACTGTGGAAGGTTGCTGCGAAAATCCCCTTGATTGGTGATGATGTCACCACAGTGCAAGGTATGACGGTTACATTCGATGGAATTATAAATGATTCGATGCCAAAGTTAGTCAGTGAAGCTGATGCCATGGAATCAGCCAAATTGATGACGGATTCAGGACAATTGGATTTGCAACCCATCTTGAACTCGCAGAAGGCCATGTCTCAAGCTAACGATGTGTTGCAACGAGAGGTGGAGAATTATCATCAGCTTCCTGCCGGGAAAAACAAATCGCGGATAGGGAAGGTGCAAGAGATTTATAAAAAAGCCGGTTCTCAGCTAGATTTGATAGCCGGGAAAGTCGGTCAGATGGCTGGTTTGTTCAGATCATTGCCGAATTTTTTGGGTTCAACGCAAACTCGCCATTATGCGATTATGTCGATGACTACTTCCGAAGCTCGTTCCTCAGGTGGACTCATTGGTTCGGTTGGTGTACTCACAGCCCAGAATGGTAAGATTTCCGTGGGGGATTTTAAGCCGAATACAGCTTACGAACCTTATGGCGATGGTGATCCGAGTTCTGATGAAAGGGCGATATTCCAAGCCTGGGGTCCTCTTAATATGTCTTTTGATATCCGAGATTCTGCAGTGTTCCCAGACACCCAGCGTTCGGCTGAAGCAATGCGGGCTATCTGGGGCCGTACTCCTTGGGGTGCAAAACAGCAGCTTGATGGAGTGATGCTTGTCGATCCTGTATTTCTACAAGAACTACTCAAATCCAATGGCAATGTCAAGTTACCCGATGGTCGTGTGCTCACTGGCGATAACACTGCCGAGTTTCTTCTGAATACGATTTATCAGAAATATCCTCCTAGTGCACAGGACGCATATTTCGGCATGGTGGCTCAACAGTCGATTTCTGGCATGTTTTCTGGATTGAGCACACAGAAATTGTTGGAAGTTAGCGACATTATGGGCACTATGTCTCAAGGGCGTCATTTTTCAGCGTATTCATTTGATGTAGAAACGGAGAAAGGGTTTGACCAGGCAGGATACACGGCGCACACTCCGAGTGACGCTGCGCATCCCAATGTCGGTGTCTATCTGACCGAGCAGAACGCATCAAAGATGGATTGGTATATCCACCGTTTCTCGCGTATCACTAGTCGGGGAGTCGCCAAGGATGGCAAACGAACTTATCACGTCGAATACACCATGAAGAACACTCTTTCAGAAGCCTTGGTGCATACTCTTCCCGATTACATCATCGGTATCCATCAGGCTGGTCAGCCACAGGGAGTGGGGGTAGAGAAAGTTCTGCTTTATCCGCCTAAAGGTGGTGTTATCACCAAGCTTCAAATTACCGGCAACGCTTCAAAACCAGTTCAGAAACAGATGAACGGAAAATCATTCTATGCCACCGTCGCACAAGTGGCTCCGGAAGCGTCAGTTGTGCTCTCCTTTGATGTGACGACTGATGCTTCGGCCATTACCGATTTGGGCATCGACCAGACTCCCATGGGTTGGGCAGATCCTGCGGTCACGATGGTCGATGATGATGACAGGGAAGTCTCAACCGGAAAGTAG
- a CDS encoding sugar transferase, which translates to MTDDANRRNNGSTSSVADDKAQRISQSESHRLISSSQTQTAREESPDHKDFFDGSYFSAGESEPQNKFLFDYSQPAWAYLYNLCLFALDILMTLIASTITFFINPHSFYYLQRRAPHNNAILEFILLAVCAWIISLMICEAYSRHTMGEGYELYSKILKATLIDFVMICTLGYILKLEIPRFLTIFVPLITGTLTLLERWLMRRSLHYNRRKGEFVYSTVLIGSPKAIHQICKQLQKDSGIGYKPIAVCPVALVPSEKSSQSNTQQLISVPFVPQNEEEAKLRVLPVNSHLAETAKGLKARTVLITDVLSRNSETTRTLSLAVESMGIELAIATSVADLGGASLHFRNDPNMPVLTAKLPQYTTRTRVLKRIMDVVLSLVAIIITGIPMLIIAYKIHQEDKGPVIFSQKRIGILGKPFTMYKFRSMCTDAEELKDELAKENGLENRFIFKMKDDPRITKFGHFIRKTSLDELPQFFNVLKGDMSLVGPRPPLPEEVARYNTLYSSRLLVKPGITGPWQISGRSALSKEQSEFADVSYIQNWSFTGDIAILLKTVMAVVRGTGM; encoded by the coding sequence ATGACCGATGATGCAAATCGCCGAAACAATGGGTCTACTTCCTCCGTTGCCGACGATAAGGCTCAGCGAATAAGCCAATCGGAATCACATCGATTGATATCTTCATCACAAACCCAAACCGCAAGAGAGGAATCGCCAGACCACAAAGATTTTTTTGATGGTTCTTATTTTTCTGCGGGCGAGTCGGAACCTCAGAATAAGTTCCTTTTCGATTACTCACAGCCTGCGTGGGCTTATCTATATAATCTTTGCCTTTTTGCCCTTGACATTCTAATGACGCTTATCGCGTCGACAATCACTTTTTTCATCAATCCCCATAGTTTCTATTATTTGCAACGGCGCGCGCCGCACAACAACGCGATTTTGGAATTCATCCTTTTAGCTGTGTGCGCATGGATCATCAGCCTGATGATATGTGAAGCATATTCACGTCATACTATGGGCGAAGGATATGAACTCTACAGCAAAATCCTTAAGGCAACGTTAATCGACTTCGTCATGATTTGCACGCTGGGTTATATTCTCAAACTTGAGATTCCGCGTTTCCTGACCATTTTCGTACCGCTTATCACTGGCACATTGACTTTACTGGAGCGTTGGCTTATGCGCCGCTCCTTGCATTACAATCGGCGAAAAGGCGAATTCGTCTACTCGACCGTTCTGATCGGCTCACCGAAGGCGATTCACCAAATCTGCAAGCAACTGCAAAAAGATTCCGGCATTGGTTACAAGCCGATAGCTGTATGCCCTGTGGCGCTGGTTCCATCAGAAAAATCCTCCCAATCAAACACCCAACAACTGATTTCGGTTCCCTTTGTCCCGCAAAACGAGGAGGAAGCCAAGCTGAGGGTGCTTCCGGTGAATTCGCATCTTGCGGAAACCGCCAAAGGCCTCAAGGCCCGCACCGTCCTCATCACCGACGTGCTTTCACGTAATTCGGAAACGACGCGCACGTTGTCGCTGGCCGTCGAATCAATGGGCATCGAGCTCGCCATCGCCACTTCCGTGGCTGACCTCGGCGGAGCCTCCCTCCACTTCCGCAACGATCCCAACATGCCGGTGCTGACCGCGAAATTGCCGCAATACACGACACGGACACGCGTACTCAAACGCATCATGGATGTCGTCCTCTCGCTTGTCGCCATCATCATCACCGGCATCCCGATGCTCATCATCGCCTATAAAATCCATCAGGAAGACAAAGGACCGGTGATTTTCTCACAGAAGAGAATCGGCATTCTCGGCAAGCCGTTCACCATGTACAAGTTCAGGTCGATGTGCACCGACGCCGAAGAACTCAAAGACGAGCTCGCCAAGGAGAACGGACTCGAGAACCGCTTCATTTTCAAGATGAAGGACGACCCCAGAATCACCAAGTTCGGGCACTTTATCCGCAAGACCTCCCTCGATGAGCTGCCGCAATTCTTCAATGTGCTCAAGGGTGACATGAGCCTGGTCGGACCGCGGCCGCCGCTGCCCGAGGAAGTGGCCAGATACAACACACTCTATTCCTCCCGTCTTTTGGTGAAGCCCGGCATCACCGGCCCGTGGCAGATATCAGGGCGAAGCGCGCTGAGCAAGGAGCAATCGGAATTCGCCGACGTCTCCTATATTCAAAACTGGTCATTCACCGGGGACATCGCCATTTTGCTCAAGACCGTCATGGCTGTGGTGCGCGGCACCGGGATGTGA